One stretch of Anolis carolinensis isolate JA03-04 chromosome 3, rAnoCar3.1.pri, whole genome shotgun sequence DNA includes these proteins:
- the ggact gene encoding gamma-glutamylaminecyclotransferase isoform X1, translating to MSLYIMGLEHPVPSVGRMARVFVYGTLKKGQPNNPHMINGAHGTSLFQGRGLTVEKYPLVIAGKYNVPFLLNKPGIGHRVLGEIYSVDDQMLQFLDEFESCPDMYQRTSTKIKVIEWEDKSSTPEGRSGVNSILECCVYITSTYQPEWVHLPYYDNYDSFGKHKLEYVIRECRN from the exons atgtcactgtatataatgggacttgagcatccag ttCCTTCAGTTGGAAGAATGGCCCGTGTCTTTGTCTATGGCACCCTGAAGAAAGGCCAGCCAAACAACCCACACATGATAAACGGTGCCCATGGGACATCCTTGTTCCAGGGAAGGGGACTCACAGTGGAGAAGTACCCCCTTGTGATTGCTGGAAAGTATAACGTTCCTTttttactgaacaagccaggaatAGGGCATCGGGTCTTGGGAGAAATCTATTCTGTGGACGACCAGATGTTGCAATTCCTGGATGAGTTTGAAAGTTGCCCAGATATGTATCAACGTACTTCAACGAAAATTAAGGTGATTGAATGGGAAGACAAAAGCAGTACACCTGAAGGGAGATCAGGTGTGAACAGCATCCTGGAATGCTGTGTGTATATCACCAGTACTTACCAGCCAGAGTGGGTACATCTCCCTTACTACGACAACTATGACTCCTTTGGGAAACACAAACTTGAGTATGTGATTCGAGAGTGCAGAAATTAA
- the ggact gene encoding gamma-glutamylaminecyclotransferase isoform X2, with protein MARVFVYGTLKKGQPNNPHMINGAHGTSLFQGRGLTVEKYPLVIAGKYNVPFLLNKPGIGHRVLGEIYSVDDQMLQFLDEFESCPDMYQRTSTKIKVIEWEDKSSTPEGRSGVNSILECCVYITSTYQPEWVHLPYYDNYDSFGKHKLEYVIRECRN; from the coding sequence ATGGCCCGTGTCTTTGTCTATGGCACCCTGAAGAAAGGCCAGCCAAACAACCCACACATGATAAACGGTGCCCATGGGACATCCTTGTTCCAGGGAAGGGGACTCACAGTGGAGAAGTACCCCCTTGTGATTGCTGGAAAGTATAACGTTCCTTttttactgaacaagccaggaatAGGGCATCGGGTCTTGGGAGAAATCTATTCTGTGGACGACCAGATGTTGCAATTCCTGGATGAGTTTGAAAGTTGCCCAGATATGTATCAACGTACTTCAACGAAAATTAAGGTGATTGAATGGGAAGACAAAAGCAGTACACCTGAAGGGAGATCAGGTGTGAACAGCATCCTGGAATGCTGTGTGTATATCACCAGTACTTACCAGCCAGAGTGGGTACATCTCCCTTACTACGACAACTATGACTCCTTTGGGAAACACAAACTTGAGTATGTGATTCGAGAGTGCAGAAATTAA